Proteins encoded by one window of Sardina pilchardus chromosome 7, fSarPil1.1, whole genome shotgun sequence:
- the LOC134088250 gene encoding PAK4-inhibitor INKA2-like, which translates to MDSPHSRTERKNMDQCLRRLKQELLCMREAGDGLHAQMNSMMGALQELKLLQVQTALENLDLSAAKPPSHTHTHSHTHSHTQHTHTQTHTHSQPTQPLFDEPPFPDPPSLLELGSAFMSDSSMEEATPPPPPRPMKKRSSHRGSLSTSPSSSSSSSSSSASASGSADSSLLLSHRSSRHSTTSYEDASGSGSGSSSGSGSSSGSGSSSGSGSGSGSSSGTSWHSRQRQPPVAVTAPPLPPLPPLPPPPSLSELQELLLCLSRQGPPLRHDLCPLGAEEEEEDGDWTSSLMSCSRTRQPLVLGDSFLADLVGNWLDLPEVGGAEEEGASAAGRGRHGDGGSHAPRPSRAQELRRRIALTTGIFKKVLRSVRPDRDKLLKQRPGWPDPTENPSQNPQENHAEQLRKRTKRNAAAAKPKASFYRPFWSRKGKAGATLPTDRLPPLGIGPQRGAWVPVERGHPLFDHNAAIWV; encoded by the coding sequence ctGTGTATGCGTGAGGCGGGTGATGGCCTGCACGCTCAGATGAACTCCATGATGGGGGCCTTACAGGAGCTCAAACTGCTGCAAGTTCAGACTGCTCTGGAGAACCTGGACCTCTCCGCCGCCAagcctccctcccacacacacacacactcacacacacactcgcacacacaacacacacacacccagacacacacacactcgcagccAACCCAGCCTCTCTTCGACGAGCCTCCGTTCCctgaccccccctccctgcTGGAGCTTGGCTCCGCCTTCATGTCCGACTCATCGATGGAGGAGGCCACACCCCCACCTCCGCCGCGGCCAATGAAAAAGCGCTCCTCTCACCGGGGCAGTCTCagcacctccccctcctcctcttcctcttcctcctcctcctcagcatcaGCGTCAGGTTCAGCGGACAGCAGCCTCCTGCTCTCCCACAGGTCCTCTCGCCACAGCACCACCTCCTATGAGGACGCCTCTGGCTCAGGCTCGGGTTCTAGCTCAGGCTCGGGTTCTAGCTCAGGCTCGGGTTCTAGCTCCGGGTCCGGGTCCGGGTCTGGCTCCAGTTCCGGTACCAGCTGGCACTCGCGCCAGCGTCAGCCCCCGGTGGCGGTCActgcccctcctcttcctcctcttcctcctcttcctcctcctccctcgctgtctgagctgcaggagctgctgcTGTGCCTGTCTCGCCAGGGCCCGCCGCTCCGCCACGACCTTTGCCCTctgggggcggaggaggaggaggaggacggcgaCTGGACGTCCTCGCTGATGAGCTGTAGTCGCACGCGCCAGCCGCTGGTGCTCGGAGACAGCTTCCTGGCCGACCTCGTCGGTAATTGGCTGGACCTGCCAGAAGTGGGCGGAGCCGAGGAGGAAGGGGCGTCGGCGGCCGGTCGTGGTCGTCACGGCGACGGCGGAAGCCACGCCCCGCGTCCGTCCCGCGCCCAGGAGCTGCGTCGCCGCATCGCGCTCACCACCGGGATCTTCAAGAAGGTTCTGCGCAGCGTCAGGCCCGACCGCGACAAGCTGCTGAAGCAGAGGCCTGGCTGGCCCGACCCCACGGAGAACCCGTCGCAGAACCCGCAGGAGAACCACGCGGAACAGCTGCGCAAGAGAACCAAGCGGAACGCAGCCGCCGCCAAGCCCAAGGCCAGCTTCTACCGGCCCTTCTGGAGCCGCAAGGGGAAGGCCGGCGCCACGCTGCCCACCGACAGGCTGCCTCCCCTGGGCATCGGGCCCCAGAGAGGGGCCTGGGTGCCCGTCGAGAGGGGTCACCCGCTGTTCGACCACAACGCTGCCATCTGGGTGTGA